The genomic interval GACCTTGGTGTTCGGTTTGGGCGACGTGGTACTGCGGCCGTACCAAACCTTGGTGCATCTATGGGCCAACACAGGCTGGACGCTGATCAGCCTGCTGTCCGCGTGGAAGTGCTTGGACACCGCGCGGCAGGCCAAGCGCCGCAGCCACGCGCAGGCGTTCCACTGGTTCGGCGTGGGCTCCGCCATGTGGTTCGTGGGCATGCTGGTGTGGAGCTACTTCGAGACGGCGCTCGAGGAGTTCACGCCCTTCCCGGCCGTGAGCGAGCTGGGCTTCCAAGGCTGCGTGCTGCCGTTCGTGCTGGGCTTCTACTACTTCGGCCGCGGCGAGCGAGACGTGCCCATCGGCCTCAAGCTGGTCGGCGACTACGGCGTGATCTTCGCGTCCATGATCATGTCGACCGCGGTTCTGTACTACGTGCCGGCGCGCAGCGACGCGTCGGTCTGGTACGTGGTGTGCGCGCTCGGCTACCCGGTGCTGCACTTCTCCTGCCTGTCGTTCGCCCTGGTCACGTACTGGCAGCGCGAGTGGAGCGAGAGCGGGAAGGTGCTGGCGTGGCTCATCGCCGCCATCGCGGTGCTCACGTTCGTGACCACGCTGTACGCGCACTCGCTGCTGACGCACTCGTACGAGGCGGGGCACGACCTGGACGTGCTGTGGATCGTGTCGTTCGCGTTGATCATCGCCGCGGCCTACGCCGAGGACGCGCTGCCCAGCGGGCTCGGCGCGCCGCGTCTGCGCGAAGAGTCGCCGTGGGACGCGCTGGTGCCGTCCGCCATGCTGGGGTGCGTCGTGGTGGTCACCTACGTCTATCGCGCGCAGTGGAGCCCGGAGCTTTCGCCCATCTTCCTGGGCGCGGGCGGGCTGCTGGTAGGGTCGCTCGCGGCGCGCACGCTGGGCAACCGCGCCTACGAGCGCGCGCTGCGCGAGAAGAGCCGCAACCAGGAGCGCGAGCTGATGCAGGCGCAGAAGATGCAGGCGCTGGGCACGCTGGCGGGAGGCATCGCGCACGACTTCAACAACCTGCTGAGCGGCATGCTCGGCGGCGTGGGGCTCTTGCGGCGCCTGCCGGAGCTGGGTGAGCGCGGGCAGTCCTACGTGGACCTGATGGAGCAGAGCATGCTGCGCGCGGCCGACCTGTCGAAGCGCCTGCGCCTCCTCACGCACACGACGACGGGCTCGCGCACGGCGTTCCGCCCGAAGGACCTGGCGGCGCGCGTGGCGCACTTGATCGAGCGGGGCACGTCCGGGCGGCGCACGGTGTCCGTGGAGGTGGAAGACGAAGCACAGGGCTACTTCCTGGGCGACGTCGGCCTGCTGGAGCAAGCGCTCTTGAACCTGGCGCTGAACGCCCAACACGCCACGGACGACGACGGACACATCACGCTCAGGCTGGCCCTACAGCAGCCCCCTCCCGGCAGCGGCGGTGGCGCGCGCGACCACCTGGTCCTCTCCGTGCGCGACGACGGCTGCGGCATCCCCGCCGAGATGCAGAGCCGCGTGTTCGAGCCCTTCTTCACCACGCGCTCCCCCGAGGAGGGCACCGGCCTGGGCCTCGCGATGGTGCACGCGGCGGCGACCGACCACGGGGGCTTCGTGCAGCTCGAGTCGAGCCCGGGGGAGGGGACGCTGGTGTCCATGTGGATCCCCGCCGAGCCTGCGTCCGAGAGCATGGTGCCGGCGGAGGCCCAGCGCGAGCAGCTGCCCACGGGGCACGGTCGCGTGCTGGTGGTGGACGACCGCGACGGACCGCTCCTGGCCACCAAGTCCGTGCTGCACGCGTGCGGGTACGACGTGGCCCTCGCGTGGAGCGGAGAGGCGGCGCTGAAGATGACGGCGCACGACGAGTTCGACCTGATCATCACCGACT from Sandaracinaceae bacterium carries:
- a CDS encoding response regulator, which translates into the protein MEPNEHAESPRARVPSRVWVTLTVATLVFGLGDVVLRPYQTLVHLWANTGWTLISLLSAWKCLDTARQAKRRSHAQAFHWFGVGSAMWFVGMLVWSYFETALEEFTPFPAVSELGFQGCVLPFVLGFYYFGRGERDVPIGLKLVGDYGVIFASMIMSTAVLYYVPARSDASVWYVVCALGYPVLHFSCLSFALVTYWQREWSESGKVLAWLIAAIAVLTFVTTLYAHSLLTHSYEAGHDLDVLWIVSFALIIAAAYAEDALPSGLGAPRLREESPWDALVPSAMLGCVVVVTYVYRAQWSPELSPIFLGAGGLLVGSLAARTLGNRAYERALREKSRNQERELMQAQKMQALGTLAGGIAHDFNNLLSGMLGGVGLLRRLPELGERGQSYVDLMEQSMLRAADLSKRLRLLTHTTTGSRTAFRPKDLAARVAHLIERGTSGRRTVSVEVEDEAQGYFLGDVGLLEQALLNLALNAQHATDDDGHITLRLALQQPPPGSGGGARDHLVLSVRDDGCGIPAEMQSRVFEPFFTTRSPEEGTGLGLAMVHAAATDHGGFVQLESSPGEGTLVSMWIPAEPASESMVPAEAQREQLPTGHGRVLVVDDRDGPLLATKSVLHACGYDVALAWSGEAALKMTAHDEFDLIITDSVMPTMGGRELLRQLRASGFRGPVILMSGQHEEVEDARGFVATLEKPVAAHVLALAVHDALDDGLRDVMTG